CCATTGGTGCACAGCTGGATCACAAATAAGTACTCATTAGCGATCGTGTTCAATGCTATTACTTTTGGGATTTGGTACGAGACTGACCATTGTAGCCGATGAAACAcaggacgagggcgagtaaaccgacgatgacgatacTAGCCTCCAAGGGAAGCTTGTCATTCGAGACGTTTGTGAGAGTCTGACCACCGAGGATGACAGCTGTGGCGGAGAAACCTAGTTGAGTGAGGATGTTGAGAACTGCGAAAATTGATCCACCGACATAGCCCATCTGTGCGGTAGGTCGAGTCAGTTCTGAACATCTAGGGATAGAATAGCTTGGGGGCAGGACGTAGAGTACAGCGAGTTCGTGAAACGATGGTGTCGGGTAAAGGCATaggtcaaggaggaatAGAACTGGGGAAAGAGACCCGAGGACAACAGAGCGACAACTCACGGAATACCTCGAGATAACCATAGTCCTCAAACCTGTCTTAGGACCAAGCGTCGCGATGAATGCAGTGGAGGCAGCACcgatgatgttgaagaCGACGATACAGGTGACAGCCATTTGGAATGTGAGCGTGTAGTATGCTTGCGCGAGAAGCTGGGTTGGGTAGGTTGTATACACGGGTCAGCTGCTTTGGCCGTCTACATTCATCTTCTGCGCTATACAGAAATCCTGTTCGCAGAGGTCTTACTTGACGCTGAGCTCCTCAGCTTATCCAGATCAACGACACCTTCAGTCGTgtctcccttcccctcgCCAACATATGCACTGATTTCGACCATTTCTCGTCCTTCAGATCCCTCACCAAGAGAAACACTCACACCGATAGGGACCGTGCTGACAACCATATTCACACTCCACCAGAGCAACAGCAGCCCAATCGTATGTttcccatccctctcgtcctccgGCACTCTCTCGATTCCTCTCGCCTCCACGCCCATGCTGAACAGCTTGGCGAACCATCTGAAGACAGGCCCCTTCTCTGCGATGTGGgattcgtcttcgtctgaGCGGATATCGACTCGGGGAGTCTCGTCGGAGGTCTGATACGTCAGAGCTGGGTCCTGCGAAGAGTGGTTCGAGAGTCAGTGTACTGGGGGATACGGTCTGGGCAGTTGTGTCCCTTGAGACGGGACGGGGAGGGACTGGCAGAGAGTGAGGCAGCTCGGACAGATGCAGGTAGATGCCTGGATCGAACGaatcccactcacctcaccGGCCCATTCGAGGTCCTTGTTGTCGGCCATTTTGGATAATTTTGATTCAGTGGTCTCTGTGATATGGAAAGACTACAATGAAAGCTGTTGTGTGCTATTACACAACAGACGGAATGGGTCACGGTATCTTTCGAACGACAGCTTCAGAGATCGATTGCATTGTCATTCATATCAATCCATCAATCAATTTATCGACCCGTTCCATCTTCCTGCGACCACCTCTGCACTCCACCCCACTGCTCTGACATTACAGCGGTAATTTACGCTTTATCGCAATTAAAAAAAGAAAGGAGCAAAGCACAGTCCAGAGTCAGCGAGACTACTACTACTCGCGTGTTGCCAGCTCCGAGAAAACAATTTCTTGGTCCCAGGGGTACATTTGATGCATGTACCGCGTGGTCCAAACAAGACTTCGCTTGGCTTCGTTTATATTTAGAAAAGTCCGAGTTGGTCGGGGTACCGGATTGTAGGTTATCGAAACCCCAGCATAGTGCTTGGATAGTGCTGTATCATATGATCGTCCTTCTTTACGTTGAGAGAGTCCAGAAACCTCTCatggagagaaagggagaagagataaGAAATGTGTCGGAGCATGTGCAACAACTCATCGAATGATACGCTCGAGCGATCGGAGGAAAATGTGTCAAACTCGACCGACGACGCCTCCACATGTCCACCCCGGGAAATACGTCGAATCGAAGAAAAGAGCAGCAGATACCGGTGACTAACCCCTCGCACCGTTCCTGTTGAATGTACCTATCCTTGCTGTGTGCCCATCACGCTGGAACAAGAAACGGTATGCTCCTCTCGTTCCGTATAGGTATGATTGCATCGAGGAGAAAACACTCATGAGACGTGAGGCTATAACGATCAACTGACTCCTATAACGACTTGGCGCCCTCCCGCGCCCAAACTACCCTTCCGCCAGTCTATATGTTTTGTCCGACTGGTCAAAGAGAAAGTGGAGCACACGGGGACGCGGCACAGAGCTGGTGCGAGGCGAAGTTATTGAGAattgtgtgtgtgtgtgtgtgaaggtgaggagggGGTTGTATTGAAGGGGCATATAAGTACAAAATATGGGAGGCGTATGGATACGCGGTGGGGCACGACGCGAGCGTCTACTTGcggcgaggacgagataAAATGAAGTGGGCACCATAGCCACTAAGTACTGGGAGCTTCAGAATCGAATGATGGATGTCTTGACTACCTTCGACGACAAGTTGAGTGAAGTCgaggatcaaggtgagtacaGCGATGATGAAATCGCGGGTATTACAGGAAGGGTATCAGAGTGGTCGCAGGCGGATCAAGACGGTTGGAGGGGAAAGGATGCTACTGGGTCATAGGCTTTGAGGGGGAATCGAAGCGAGGTTACAAGAATGAGATGAGTCGCCAGAAGATGCGTCGAAGGGACTCTCGATATGGTAGTATGGGTGTGGTCGTCGGATTGATCACTCCGCGTACTGGGCGACCTTGGCGCGCCGAACCATGTGACTGTCTGTCCGCCTCCCTCCTCTACATCTATCTTTCACCTCCGCATGAATGAGTACCGAAATACCTTCTCTACCACCCCGCCTCCCGAGCGTTGTTCCTTGTCTGACTTCTCAACTGCCTCTGGTTCTCCTGAgcttgctgctgctgcaaCTGTTCCTCAGGCATGACCCGTcgcttctgctgctgcaaCAAAGCCGCTCTCTGCTCTGCCACGAGGCCCGAATCGTCGTTGTTCTGAGTCTTGGCGCCAGGCTGGACAGACCAGTCGAAAACGTAGTCATACTGGAAGCCTTCGCGAACGAAGAGGTCTCGGAAAAGCTTTCGAAGGTAAGAGTAGTCGGGCTTGTCGTCGAAACGGAGGGATCGGCAGTAGTTGAGGTAGATGGCGAACTCGTTGGGGAAGCCTCGGCAAAGGACTTCGGTGGGGGTGGTCATCTCTGATGATACAAATGCGTTAGCTTGAAACTGGACATGTCGGTGGGTACATGTatgactcactcttctccatGATACGGTCGTacttctgcttctttgTAGCGGCCTTGAGACCCTGCCAAGGAAGTTGACCTCGAAGGAAATACTGCAAAGCTTGTCAGGTGACGCCAACTTCATAATCTATTCAGTAGCGACGAACCATGAGGACGTAACCCAAAGACTCCAAGTCATCTCGACGAGACTGCTCAACACCCAAATGAGTATTGATGGAGGTGTATCGAGCAGTACCAGTAAGGTTCTTGTTCTCTCGGTAAGGGATGTGAAGGTGGGTCTTGGGGTCACGGTACTTCTTGGCGAGTCCGAAGTCGATGACATTGACCTGGTTGCCTCGCTTGCCGATACCCATCAAGAAGTTATCGGGCTTGATGTCTCGGTGAATAAAGTTTCGGGAGTGAACGTACTCGACACGCGAAATGAGTTGATCGGCCAGAAGGAGAACAGTCTTGAGGGAGAACTTTCGGTTGCAAAAGTTGAAGAGGTCTTCGAGGGAGGGACCGCTGCAAGGTACACGTCAGTGAGACCGATATTGTGATGACCCGACTGCTCACAGTAAATCCATGACCATCGCATTGTAGTCACACTCGGTACCGTACCATCGGACGAACGGTACTCCGACACCACCGGCTAAAGTCTTGTAGACCTTGGATTCGTATTCCAGTTGAGGATGCTTGGCCTTGACAGACTCGAGCTTGATGCCGACCTCCTCGCCGGACACGATGTTCACACCGAGGTAAATATCACCTGAAAGCTGTAGTCAGAATTCGTCCCTCTGC
This sequence is a window from Kwoniella newhampshirensis strain CBS 13917 chromosome 5, whole genome shotgun sequence. Protein-coding genes within it:
- a CDS encoding casein kinase I isoform epsilon, which gives rise to MTSMDLRVGGKYRIGKKIGSGSFGDIYLGVNIVSGEEVGIKLESVKAKHPQLEYESKVYKTLAGGVGVPFVRWYGTECDYNAMVMDLLGPSLEDLFNFCNRKFSLKTVLLLADQLISRVEYVHSRNFIHRDIKPDNFLMGIGKRGNQVNVIDFGLAKKYRDPKTHLHIPYRENKNLTGTARYTSINTHLGVEQSRRDDLESLGYVLMYFLRGQLPWQGLKAATKKQKYDRIMEKKMTTPTEVLCRGFPNEFAIYLNYCRSLRFDDKPDYSYLRKLFRDLFVREGFQYDYVFDWSVQPGAKTQNNDDSGLVAEQRAALLQQQKRRVMPEEQLQQQQAQENQRQLRSQTRNNAREAGW